One Phragmites australis chromosome 23, lpPhrAust1.1, whole genome shotgun sequence DNA window includes the following coding sequences:
- the LOC133905965 gene encoding uncharacterized protein LOC133905965: MGSWEEQVRQFFLEEEEEDDELFLLLVPALLLYLQEEKRHVHTSSLPGAKKVKEILEGHEIWCRVEFRIEPEIFRATSNFLRTENLLRDTRGVAVEEQLGMFMFMLSHNASNQRLQKAFQHNGETIHRKITEVFNIIPALTQIFVKLPSSTRTHTKIATDPRFMPSFQNCIGAIDGTHIPITIAEDKAPPYRNRKGTLSQNVMLACDFDLNFTFISCGWEGFASDAGVLRSALSKGFHVPEGKFYLVDGGYANTPSFIAPYRGVRYHLSEFRRRRSSQSGYANYRELFNHRHVILRNHIERAIGVLKKQFPILKVGTFYPIESQIKIPAAAVAFHNIIRGQNGQEG, translated from the exons ATGGGTTCTTGGGAGGAGCAAGTTaggcaattttttttagaggaggaagaagaggacgaTGAGCTATTCCTTTTACTTGTTCCTGCTTTACTTTTATACCTACAAGAAGAGAAAAGGCACGTCCATACCTCCTCTCTTCCTGGTGCTAAAAAGGTTAAGGAAATCCTAGAAGGGCACGAGATTTGGTGTAGAGTTGAGTTCCGCATCGAGCCGGAGATATTTAGAGCCACGTCAAATTTTCTTAGAACGGAGAATTTGTTGCGTGACACACGAGGTGTTGCTGTTGAGGAGCAGCTGGGGATGTTCATGTTCATGCTCTCACACAATGCTAGCAATCAGAGGCTACAAAAAGCTTTTCAACACAACGGGGAAACAATCCATAGGAAAATAACAGAAGTTTTCAATATAATTCCTGCCTTGACTCAAATATTTGTGAAGCTCCCAAGTTCAACCCGAACTCATACGAAAATTGCTACAGATCCTCGTTTTATGCCCTCTTTTCAG AATTGCATTGGTGCCATCGATGGAACACATATACCAATCACCATTGCAGAAGACAAGGCCCCTCCCTATAGGAATAGGAAAGGAACTCTATCTCAAAATGTTATGTTAGCTTGCGACTTTGATCTTAACTTCACATTCATTTCATGTGGATGGGAAGGGTTTGCATCAGATGCAGGGGTCCTTAGATCTGCTCTTAGCAAGGGATTTCATGTGCCGGAGGGGAAATTCTATCTTGTAGATGGTGGGTACGCAAACACACCATCCTTTATTGCCCCATATAGAGGAGTTCGATACCACCTCAGTGAGTTCAGGAGGCGTCGCTCATCTCAAAGTGGTTATGCTAACTATAGAGAATTGTTCAACCATCGTCATGTAATACTTCGCAACCACATAGAGAGGGCCATTGGTGTTCTAAAGAAGCAGTTTCCGATTCTAAAAGTAGGCACATTCTATCCCATAGAGTCTCAGATTAAGATTCCAGCTGCAGCTGTTGCATTTCACAATATAATTAGAGGGCAAAATGGTCAAGAAGGGTAG